A part of Miscanthus floridulus cultivar M001 chromosome 6, ASM1932011v1, whole genome shotgun sequence genomic DNA contains:
- the LOC136459041 gene encoding uncharacterized protein, translated as MAASTKTVAVLLAVVLLALVASAAASRKLEEDALLGSLALAPAPAPAVGGAAGLAGSKPGAWAVAVLVSLIAFLAN; from the coding sequence ATGGCTGCCTCGACCAAGACCGTCGCCGTCCTCCTCGCCGTGGTGCTGCTCGCGCTGGTCGCGTCCGCGGCGGCCAGCAGGAAGCTGGAGGAGGACGCGCTCCTGGGAAGCCTGGCCCTGGCCCCGGCGCCCGCGCCGGCCGTGGGCGGTGCCGCGGGGCTCGCTGGCTCCAAGCCGGGGGCGTGGGCCGTCGCCGTCCTGGTGTCTCTCATCGCCTTCCTCGCTAACTGA
- the LOC136459040 gene encoding potassium channel KAT3-like, protein MARSSSRTGSWARRLPCSNLSGDLLPSLGATAQQPPPRLRKNLVSPYDPRYKVWEIFLILLVVYSAWICPLEFAFLRYLPRAPFVVDDVVNGFFAVDIVLTFFVPYVDSKSYLLVDDHKKIAVRYLSTWFTFDVCSTFPFHSISLLFNRHEHGLGLKFLNVLRLWRLRRVSSLFARLEKDIRFNYAVIRCTKLISVTLFSIHCAGCINYLIADRYPDPRRTWIGAVMPDFREAGLWIRYVTSLYWSITTMTTTGYGDLHAENSREMLFGIAYMLFNLWLTAYLIGNMTNLVVHSTSRTRDFRDMVQAASEFAARNQLPQQIEEQMLNHICLRFRTEGLKQQETLDILPKAMRSSISLYLFFPVVQGSYLFKGISSGFIQQLVTEMQTEYFAPKEDIMLQNDKPSDLCLLVSGAVDILAFLDGTEQVYGKAAEGELLGEIGVMSNKPQPFTFRTTKLSQILRIGRSKLMDIMQENAEDGQIIRNNFQQKLRVEQRLYIAMHQDGPVPAFERRMDP, encoded by the exons ATGGCACGCTCTTCCTCTCGCACAGGTTCGTGGGCACGACGCCTCCCGTGCAGCAACCTCTCCGGCGATCTCCTGCCGTCGCTCGGTGCAACGGCACAGCAGCCTCCTCCCAGGCTCAGGAAAAACCTCGTGTCACCCTACGATCCGCGTTACAA GGTCTGGGAGATATTTCTGATCCTCCTGGTGGTGTACTCGGCGTGGATCTGCCCGCTGGAGTTCGCGTTCCTGAGGTACCTGCCCAGGGCCCCTTTCGTCGTGGACGATGTCGTCAACGGCTTCTTCGCCGTCGACATCGTGCTCACGTTCTTCGTCCCGTACGTCGACAGCAAGTCCTACCTCCTCGTCGACGATCACAAGAAAATAGCAGTCAG GTACCTGTCGACTTGGTTTACCTTTGATGTGTGCTCGACATTCCCGTTCCACTCCATCAGCCTGCTGTTCAACAGGCACGAGCACGGCCTGGGCCTCAAGTTCCTCAATGTTCTCAGGCTTTGGCGGCTTCGTAGGGTCAGCTCCTTGTTTGCAAG GCTCGAGAAGGACATCCGGTTCAACTACGCAGTGATCCGCTGCACAAAGCTCATCTCC GTTACCCTGTTCTCCATCCACTGCGCCGGGTGCATCAACTACCTGATCGCGGACCGGTACCCGGACCCGAGGCGGACGTGGATCGGCGCCGTCATGCCGGACTTCCGCGAGGCCGGGCTGTGGATCCGCTACGTCACGTCCCTCTACTGGTCCATCACGACGATGACCACCACGGGGTACGGCGACCTGCACGCCGAGAACAGCCGGGAGATGCTGTTCGGGATCGCCTACATGCTGTTCAACCTCTGGCTCACCGCCTACCTCATCGGCAACATGACAAACCTCGTCGTCCACAGCACCAGCCGCACCAGGGACTTT AGGGATATGGTCCAGGCCGCTTCAGAATTCGCGGCGAGGAACCAGCTGCCGCAGCAGATCGAGGAGCAGATGCTGAACCACATATGCCTGAGGTTCAGAACGGAGGGCCTCAAGCAGCAGGAGACGCTGGATATCCTTCCCAAGGCGATGCGGTCAAGcatctctctctatctcttctTCCCGGTGGTGCAAGGGTCCTACTTGTTCAAGGGAATTTCCTCAGGTTTCATCCAGCAGCTG GTGACGGAGATGCAGACTGAGTACTTCGCCCCAAAGGAGGATATCATGCTGCAGAATGACAAACCGTCAGACTTGTGTCTTCTTGTATCAGGAGCAGTG GACATTCTGGCATTCCTAGATGGAACAGAGCAG GTCTATGGAAAAGCAGCCGAGGGAGAACTGTTAGGAGAGATTGGGGTCATGTCCAACAAGCCACAGCCATTCACTTTCCGGACCACAAAACTATCTCAGATTCTGAGGATCGGCAGGTCCAAGCTGATGGACATCATGCAAGAAAACGCAGAAGACGGTCAGATCATCAGAAACAACTTTCAGCAA AAACTCCGCGTGGAGCAAAGACTGTACATTGCAATGCATCAAGACGGTCCGGTCCCTGCATTTGAACGGAGGATGGATCCCTGA